The Pseudanabaena sp. ABRG5-3 genome includes the window TGAATTTAGATTGCTTACTTGAATAATATGTTGAAGATGTTTATGATGATTTAATAGATAAAAAGTTTGGATGAGATAATAAAATCAATTTAGCTACTAAATAAGAAACACTAAAATCTGTCAAGAAACAAAAAAGTTATGCCTAAAGTCAGTATCGTCATCGTAAATTACAATTATGGCAAGTACCTAGACGAACGTATTAGGACAATATTAAATCAGTCATACAAAGACTTTGAGTTAATTATTGTTGATAACGGGTCAACTGATAATAGTGTTGAAATAATAAATCATTATATATCTGACAGTAGGGTAATCCCCAATTTTTATCCTGAAAATGTTTCACCTTACAAGCGATGGAATTATGCTGCGGATATAGCTCAAGGAGACTATTTGCTAATATCTAGTGCAGATGATAGCTGTCATCCAAGAATGCTAGAGAAATTAACAGAAAAGCTTGATAATCATCCTGAAGTTGGTCTTGCTTATACTCAGTCGATAGAAATTGACAATGAAGGTACTACTTTAAGATCGTTCAAACAATATACAGATGAATTAGATATTGATCACTGGTCTAGTGATTTTATAAACAGTGGAAAGGAAGAGTGTAAGTATTTATTTTTCAAATGTACAATCCCCAACTCTAGTGGGGTATTAATGCGCCGTAAAATTTTTATTGAATCAGGTAAATTTGATGTACAGATGCCATTCTCAGCGGATTGGATGCTTTATGCAAAAATTTTGATGAATTCAGATATTGCATTTGTTGCTGAACCTCTCAACTATCATAGGATACATCCAAATGTAATGAGAAAGAATAATAGAGATGATATATTCTTAGAAGAACGATTGCAAGTTCTATATTATTTATTTAATCATTTACAACCACCTGATTCTTTTATAACAAAGATTTACGATCCAACTATTGGATGGTGGCTAAGAGTAATAGCTTCAGGTAAATCAACATTTAGCGGAAATCAGAGGATTTATAGAATTTTAAAAGATATCAATCCGACTCTTAATTATCGTGTAGTCAAAAATCTTATAGAGATTGTTAAAAGAAAATTAAAGATATCTTCCAATTTAAGCGATAGTATTTTAGTAGACAATAAAGCTTTTACTGATAGTATCAAATAATAAATACTATATGACAAAAGTTAGCGTAATTATTCCTAACTATAACCATGCAAGGTTTCTAGAAAAGCGTATTCATACTGTTCTACAACAAACCTATCAAGACTTTGAAGTTATATGTTTAGATGATGCTTCAACGGATGCAAGCAATTATATGATTTCTAAGTTTTCAAATAATCAAAGGTTTCAGACAATTTATAATAATATCAATAGTGGTTCTCCTTTTAAACAGTGGGAGAAAGGCTTGCAGATTGCTAAGGGAGAATATATTTGGATTGCTGAGTCAGATGATTATGCTGATCTAAGATTTTTAGAAAAACTTGTACCTCTTCTTGATCAAAATCCAAATATTGGTTTAGTTTATTCTCAGTCTTTAGGAGTTGACGAAAATGATCATGTGATGCGTAATTGGAAAACATGGACAGATGATCTGGATAGCGATCGCTGGTCAAATGACTTTATTAATAATGGAAGTGACGAATGTCAAAAGTATCTAATTTTTAAAAATACAATTCCTAATGCTAGTGCTGTGCTTATGAGGCGATCAGTTCTAGAAAAAACAGGAAAGATTGATACTCAAATGCGATTAGCTGGAGATTGGTTACTCTGGGCAAAAATGTTGACAATTTCAGATATTGCCTTTGTTGCTGAGCCTTTGAACAATTTTAGAACTCATACCAATGTAGTAAGAAATACAAGTAAACCATATTTAGAGTTGGAAGAAAGGCTTCAGGTAGTTCGCTATATTTCTCAACAAATAGATATCCCACATAATTTTTGGGAAATAGTTTTTAATCCATCAATTGGATGGTGGATTAGGATGATATTCCGTGGTGAAATCCCTTTAAGTAGAAGTCATAAAATTTATCAATTACTAAAAAATATTGATCCAAATATAAACTATCGGCTATTTACAATATTTTTCAAAACACTAAAAAGCAAACTATCTTTATGAATCTAAATTCTAAGAGTTTTATTAATTGTAATTCCTGTAATAACTATGCTTCGATTAAAATTTGATTCGCAAGGAAAAGACTCTCTTCGCCAAGTTCTCTGCCTAGGCGCTCATAGTGATGACATTGAAATTGGTTGTAGTGGTACATTACTTAAACTCATTGATCAATTTCCAGATATAAGTATTTACTGGGTTGTATTTGGAGCTAATGGTCAAAGAAAGGAAGAAGCTCTTGCCAGTGCCTATGTCTTATTAAAAGATGTCAAAAAGAAAACGATATTGATTAAAGATTTTAGAGATCGCTTTTTTCCTTATATTGGCTCAGAAATTAAAGAATTTTTTGATCATCTAAGTAAAGACGTATCTCCAGATTTGATTTTAACCCATTACCACAAAGACTTACATCAAGATCATCGACTAATTTCTGATTTAACTTGGAATGCCTTTCGAGATCATATGATTTTGGAATACGAAATTCCAAAATATGATGGTGATCTAAGTAACCCTAACTTTTTTGTTCATTTAGATTCTGTAATCTACGAGAAAAAAATCACTCATTTGATGGAATATTTTGCAACTCAATCTAATAAGCAATGGTTCACTGAAGAAACATTTTCCTCTATCTTGAGATTGCGTGGAATTCAATCAAATGCACCAAATAAATATGCAGAAGCTTTTTACTCAAGAAAAGCCATTTTTCTATAACCCCCTAATTTTGTGGAGTATTGCAGTTGAAGCCCAGCCTTCTCTATCCTATTCTTATGTATTTGATTTCGCGTTTGGTCTGGGTTATTGCAATGACTACAAGATGTATGAATAGTATTCAGATATAGATCTAATACAATTAGCATGGTATTTTAAGAATAATTTGCCGAAAATAATCAATTGCAATATTTTCTAAGCAAATATTTTTAATCCAGATTTTTGTCCAATAATTTACAATAATAAATAGGATTAGTAAGTAAAGGTGAGTAAAAAAGTTTTAACTTCTGCATATGTTTAATAATTAAGGTTTACTAAAAGCAGATGCTATGCTTTTGCCTATTCAGTAGGCTTAGACACTTCTACAAGCCTAGTCTTTATTCAAAGAAATCTATCAAGGATATGTTGTTTAATGGATTATTTGTCAAAGTTTCTATTTGTTATATCTGCTCAAAAGATTAAACTTTTACTGATAGTAACTCTTTTCATAACTATTTCTCTGTTAGATGCTATAGGGATTGGGCTAATTGGTCCATTTATTGGTTTAGCAGTTAAACCTGAAGCAATTCAAGGGAATGTCTGGCTGTCTAGTATTTATGGATATCTAAAATTAAATAATACCAATCAATTTATTGCTTTTTTAGGATTGACTGTTGTTATTCTCTTTTATTTTAAATCGTTTCTCTATTACCAAATACAGAGTTATGTATTGAAGTTTTGCTATACACAGCAAGTATGGCTGCGTTTGAGGATGCTGCATACTTATCTATCGCTCCCCTATACATTTTATTTGAAAACAAATTCTGCCCATGTAATTCAAAGTATCAGTGGTGAATCTGCGAATTTTACCTATTCGATCGCTATTCCACTTTTAAACTCGATCGCTAATTTATTTGTTTTGGTAGTCCTTTTGCTACTTATGGCAAAAACAGATTTGTTAGCAACAGTAAGTATCTTAGGATTACTTTTGGTGGTAGTTGTTCCATTTCATTATTTCAGACATAAAGTTGCTGCTTGGGGCAAAGATGGTGTAGAGGCAAATACAGAGACTATTCGAGTGGTTAACCACGCAA containing:
- a CDS encoding glycosyltransferase family 2 protein; amino-acid sequence: MTKVSVIIPNYNHARFLEKRIHTVLQQTYQDFEVICLDDASTDASNYMISKFSNNQRFQTIYNNINSGSPFKQWEKGLQIAKGEYIWIAESDDYADLRFLEKLVPLLDQNPNIGLVYSQSLGVDENDHVMRNWKTWTDDLDSDRWSNDFINNGSDECQKYLIFKNTIPNASAVLMRRSVLEKTGKIDTQMRLAGDWLLWAKMLTISDIAFVAEPLNNFRTHTNVVRNTSKPYLELEERLQVVRYISQQIDIPHNFWEIVFNPSIGWWIRMIFRGEIPLSRSHKIYQLLKNIDPNINYRLFTIFFKTLKSKLSL
- a CDS encoding PIG-L deacetylase family protein — its product is MLRLKFDSQGKDSLRQVLCLGAHSDDIEIGCSGTLLKLIDQFPDISIYWVVFGANGQRKEEALASAYVLLKDVKKKTILIKDFRDRFFPYIGSEIKEFFDHLSKDVSPDLILTHYHKDLHQDHRLISDLTWNAFRDHMILEYEIPKYDGDLSNPNFFVHLDSVIYEKKITHLMEYFATQSNKQWFTEETFSSILRLRGIQSNAPNKYAEAFYSRKAIFL
- a CDS encoding glycosyltransferase family 2 protein; translated protein: MPKVSIVIVNYNYGKYLDERIRTILNQSYKDFELIIVDNGSTDNSVEIINHYISDSRVIPNFYPENVSPYKRWNYAADIAQGDYLLISSADDSCHPRMLEKLTEKLDNHPEVGLAYTQSIEIDNEGTTLRSFKQYTDELDIDHWSSDFINSGKEECKYLFFKCTIPNSSGVLMRRKIFIESGKFDVQMPFSADWMLYAKILMNSDIAFVAEPLNYHRIHPNVMRKNNRDDIFLEERLQVLYYLFNHLQPPDSFITKIYDPTIGWWLRVIASGKSTFSGNQRIYRILKDINPTLNYRVVKNLIEIVKRKLKISSNLSDSILVDNKAFTDSIK